One region of Rhodocaloribacter litoris genomic DNA includes:
- a CDS encoding hybrid sensor histidine kinase/response regulator, which translates to MIRPPLIRGVCGLLGLLMVLPAPSLLAQRSRYDVPVPIAEARRDADGDFVPDRLGDTLTVAGYATVGTGILHGRRLQLFVQDASAGIAVFDEAMPQPVRQGDSLVVIGVLEMDRGLTVLRPLYYHARPARGTPPAPLALSLDEAGEAHEGRLVQVTGRVLVSDRTRSGGQYLTLMPVDGGPARLQVYLEPAHETGLDLRHYAAGDVYRMTGILGQFDLEPPYDTGYQLLPRAPGDIIRDGLPGHLQRRLVYVGLCVLILALAGMVLLRGQVIRRTRELAETDRRFRTIYEGVLDIILVVDDDRRILNANPEACRALGYPEATLQRLRLDDLVEDGAVEPLFPSTTGVTDHRFETCLRTRDDRSLHVAGRVNRIHFAGPARRRPAHAAQWLFVLHDITRHKEQEAELIAAKERAEELNRLKSTFLANVSHEVRTPMNGIIGIASLLEKTPLTPEQREYMQIIQHSGNALLAILNDILDFSKIEANQITLEHRPFAVRACVEEAIDMVALRASRKGLRLAYIFSPGVPPAVTGDVTRLRQVLVNLLSNAVKFTEEGEVTVYVTVAEEAADGWRLRFAVRDTGIGMPGDRLDRLFQPFSQIDASTTRKYGGTGLGLAISRRLCELMGGTMAVESRVGVGTTFTFTVQVGRPPVAPGDARCADLAGRHVLVVHPSATFRESLTRQLEDLGLTVEAVATPAVLDRREAGRAFDVALVDAVPAPGASSPSSPARLLRERLPGIPVITLFPFGGEAAAPGGGLRLHKPVKLARLREVLRQALFPETAREARPGTPEPDLPARPHAPLRVLLAEDNPINQRIALQMLSKLGHRADLAENGLEALDALARQPYDVVLLDVQMPEMDGLEAARQIRARYGERAPCLVALTAHALEDQQAECMAAGMQHYLSKPVRLETLQHLLDRIAREHAVARRRPASGSTTPT; encoded by the coding sequence TCATACGAGGTGTGTGCGGGCTGCTCGGACTCCTGATGGTCCTTCCCGCCCCCTCGCTCCTGGCGCAGCGGAGCCGGTACGACGTGCCCGTTCCGATCGCCGAAGCCCGGCGCGACGCGGACGGCGACTTCGTGCCGGATCGCCTCGGCGACACGCTGACCGTCGCCGGTTATGCCACCGTCGGCACGGGGATCCTGCACGGCAGGCGGCTCCAGCTCTTCGTGCAGGATGCCTCGGCCGGCATCGCCGTCTTCGATGAAGCGATGCCGCAGCCCGTCCGGCAGGGCGACAGCCTGGTGGTCATCGGAGTGCTGGAGATGGACCGGGGCCTGACGGTGCTGCGCCCCCTCTACTACCACGCCCGCCCGGCGCGGGGAACGCCGCCGGCTCCCCTCGCGCTGTCGCTCGACGAAGCCGGGGAAGCCCACGAGGGCCGGCTGGTGCAGGTCACGGGACGGGTGCTCGTCTCCGACCGCACCCGCAGCGGGGGGCAGTACCTGACGCTGATGCCGGTGGATGGCGGCCCGGCCCGGCTGCAGGTCTACCTTGAACCGGCGCACGAGACCGGCCTCGACCTGCGGCACTACGCCGCCGGCGACGTCTACCGGATGACCGGGATCCTCGGCCAGTTCGACCTCGAACCGCCCTACGACACCGGCTACCAGCTGCTGCCTCGCGCGCCGGGCGACATCATCCGGGACGGCCTGCCCGGGCACCTGCAACGCCGGCTCGTCTACGTGGGCCTCTGCGTGCTGATCCTCGCCCTGGCCGGCATGGTGCTGCTGCGGGGGCAGGTGATCCGCCGCACGCGCGAGCTGGCCGAAACGGACCGGCGCTTCCGCACCATCTACGAAGGCGTGCTGGACATCATCCTCGTCGTCGACGACGACCGGCGCATCCTGAACGCCAACCCCGAAGCCTGCCGGGCCCTCGGATACCCCGAGGCCACGCTGCAACGCCTGCGCCTGGACGACCTCGTCGAGGACGGCGCGGTCGAGCCGCTCTTTCCCAGCACCACCGGCGTCACCGACCACCGCTTCGAGACGTGCCTGCGCACCCGGGACGACCGCTCCCTCCACGTCGCCGGGCGGGTCAACCGCATCCACTTTGCCGGGCCCGCACGGCGCCGCCCGGCACACGCGGCGCAGTGGCTCTTCGTCCTGCACGACATCACCCGGCACAAGGAGCAGGAAGCCGAACTGATCGCCGCCAAGGAACGGGCCGAAGAGCTCAACCGCCTCAAGTCCACCTTCCTGGCCAACGTCAGCCACGAGGTGCGCACCCCCATGAACGGGATCATCGGCATCGCCAGCCTGCTCGAGAAAACCCCGCTGACGCCGGAACAACGTGAATACATGCAGATCATCCAGCACAGCGGCAACGCCCTGCTGGCGATCCTCAACGACATCCTCGACTTTTCGAAGATCGAGGCGAACCAGATCACCCTCGAGCACCGCCCCTTTGCCGTGCGGGCGTGCGTGGAGGAGGCGATCGACATGGTCGCGCTGCGGGCCTCACGGAAGGGGTTGCGCCTGGCCTACATCTTCTCGCCCGGCGTCCCGCCCGCCGTCACCGGCGACGTGACCCGGCTGCGCCAGGTGCTGGTGAACCTGCTCTCGAACGCCGTCAAGTTCACGGAGGAGGGCGAGGTGACGGTGTACGTCACCGTTGCGGAAGAGGCGGCCGACGGCTGGCGGCTCCGCTTCGCCGTGCGGGACACCGGCATCGGCATGCCCGGCGACCGGCTCGACCGCCTGTTCCAGCCCTTCAGCCAGATCGACGCGTCCACCACCCGCAAGTATGGCGGGACGGGGCTGGGCCTGGCCATCAGCCGGCGCCTGTGCGAGCTGATGGGCGGCACGATGGCGGTCGAGAGCCGGGTGGGCGTCGGCACCACGTTCACCTTCACCGTGCAGGTCGGGAGGCCGCCCGTCGCCCCCGGCGACGCGCGATGCGCCGACCTGGCCGGGCGGCATGTGCTGGTGGTGCATCCGAGCGCCACGTTCCGCGAGAGCCTCACACGCCAGCTCGAAGACCTGGGGCTGACGGTCGAGGCCGTCGCCACCCCGGCGGTCCTGGACCGGCGCGAGGCCGGGCGTGCCTTCGACGTGGCGCTCGTGGACGCGGTGCCGGCCCCCGGTGCGTCCTCGCCTTCGTCACCGGCCCGGCTGTTGCGCGAGCGCCTGCCCGGCATACCGGTAATCACCCTGTTCCCCTTCGGCGGGGAGGCCGCTGCCCCCGGCGGGGGACTGCGCCTGCACAAGCCGGTCAAACTGGCCCGGCTGCGCGAGGTGCTGCGGCAGGCCCTCTTTCCGGAGACCGCCCGGGAAGCCCGGCCCGGCACGCCGGAACCCGATCTGCCCGCTCGCCCGCACGCCCCGCTCCGCGTCCTGCTGGCCGAGGACAACCCGATCAACCAGCGCATCGCCCTGCAGATGCTGTCCAAGCTGGGCCACCGGGCCGACCTGGCCGAAAACGGCCTCGAAGCCCTCGACGCCCTGGCACGGCAGCCGTACGACGTGGTCCTGCTCGACGTGCAGATGCCCGAGATGGACGGCCTGGAGGCCGCCCGGCAGATTCGCGCCCGCTACGGGGAACGCGCGCCCTGCCTGGTGGCCCTGACCGCCCATGCCCTCGAAGACCAGCAGGCCGAGTGCATGGCCGCCGGCATGCAGCACTACCTCAGCAAACCGGTGCGGCTGGAAACCCTCCAGCACCTCCTGGACCGGATCGCCCGCGAACACGCCGTCGCCAGGCGACGCCCCGCCTCCGGCTCCACGACCCCAACCTGA